From Anticarsia gemmatalis isolate Benzon Research Colony breed Stoneville strain chromosome 3, ilAntGemm2 primary, whole genome shotgun sequence, one genomic window encodes:
- the LOC142987574 gene encoding uncharacterized protein LOC142987574: protein MESWLDDIKRVRIPRPKFGTKYPVEPPKDYLEECGGDLGKQRRHDKDLTKATEELRRTLQEKL from the coding sequence atggaGAGTTGGTTGGATGACATCAAGCGCGTGAGGATTCCTCGCCCCAAATTCGGCACAAAATATCCTGTGGAACCGCCTAAAGATTATTTAGAGGAGTGCGGAGGAGACCTCGGGAAGCAACGTCGCCACGACAAGGACCTTACGAAGGCTACAGAGGAACTTCGTCGAACACTGCAAGAGAAACTATGA